One Thalassotalea hakodatensis DNA segment encodes these proteins:
- a CDS encoding TonB-dependent receptor domain-containing protein, whose protein sequence is MSSKTFKKGVLASSIAMVLAGGAAPLAMAEQGADKEVEVIEVTGIRGSTKASINGKRFADSQVDGIAAEDIGKLPDVTITDSLQRITGVQIERVAGEGGAVQIRGLPQIDTTMNGETFLSATTIDTSGADLGDLPAQLFGGVDVYKSATADNTAQGIAGAIDLKTRRPFDMDEGWTFVGGAEAARGSITKETDPTLHGLAAYNDGKIGFLISAVTQDVTLATDYNGHNDTSENGGLGWTSNNYAWSTPAEGAEYRNIVPHGFTAFNKTEERERDAVQASLQVDLGEGFTLTADYFYTNQDRFNARSGFNTNNRWQTFAQYAFATNYTGDSYTDGDGNEWRGVDAFKMRPYRMQSFTQVNVNEEKSRNFNLQLDYDNGGALTGQVRFTDATATAKMRHAYGEGDIMSIDEGALVLGPGGFTSAEHCTNGEEIVGSEGGCYGQYSQGIETGDFFLTHDASGEFPTFGGFDQVVAGGQGDMSVADYMASLDSYHVGAFSSEGNTDDEADLRTFSTKWNYALEDNDVITSVDFGIRYSQRDVDHDQFTYTSDFGNGCDIAQWKAVDQNLDRSTSNAPDNACYGMAGTGEYTAAEQGNFAYNAETGEYEETSHYQYDENTGERMYVPKVDGNGDPIYGDFTWTPYTLLPPTRLDDHTTVSWQTDFGNVKGIPGVWVIDPSNFRDPRQWHKDTFGNVQRTENGGATYDVGLDELSYFLQANFEYGNLSGNVGLKVIETTLFVKQNLIGGNLPHSGLGPDIGDEVTERKYKDELPSINLAYQATDDVVLRAAFSENMQALNLDQWGAGKNVGMVFNNSCGCMRVQTVTLNGNPALNPWRSENWSLSAEWYAGEASMFFASAFGIDIAEFTERKTEQRSEEPDSDGVIRGPHPTTFTAQSEGGEVAGFELGAKVALSDFLGEDSILKNVGFDVNYTYTDSKQEAKDALGDDLPFQGMSKDTYNAVVWYENDTFSARLAWNSRSPRLMTAGSAGTGGQSLYQDDYSQVDFNATYNFSEDISFYLNGSNITEEYQQAYIEFEKQKAFQNVYEARWTVGTRVKF, encoded by the coding sequence ATGTCATCTAAAACATTTAAAAAAGGCGTGTTAGCGAGCTCAATCGCTATGGTGCTTGCTGGTGGTGCTGCACCATTAGCAATGGCTGAGCAAGGCGCTGATAAAGAAGTTGAAGTAATTGAAGTGACGGGTATCCGTGGCTCAACAAAAGCAAGTATTAACGGCAAGCGTTTTGCTGATTCGCAAGTAGACGGTATTGCCGCTGAAGATATTGGTAAGTTACCTGATGTAACCATTACTGATTCACTACAACGTATCACTGGTGTGCAAATTGAACGCGTTGCGGGCGAAGGTGGTGCGGTGCAAATTCGTGGTCTACCTCAAATTGATACCACCATGAACGGTGAAACCTTTTTATCTGCAACCACTATTGATACCTCAGGCGCTGATTTAGGTGATTTACCTGCGCAACTTTTTGGCGGTGTTGATGTGTACAAGTCAGCAACAGCTGATAACACAGCCCAAGGTATTGCGGGTGCAATTGATTTAAAAACTCGTCGTCCGTTTGATATGGATGAAGGGTGGACTTTTGTTGGTGGTGCTGAAGCGGCACGTGGTTCAATTACCAAAGAAACTGACCCAACGTTACATGGCTTAGCGGCATATAATGACGGTAAAATTGGTTTCTTAATTTCAGCAGTCACTCAAGATGTAACCCTTGCAACCGATTATAACGGTCATAACGATACCTCTGAAAACGGTGGTTTAGGCTGGACATCAAACAACTATGCGTGGAGTACTCCAGCAGAAGGCGCTGAATATCGCAACATTGTGCCACACGGTTTTACTGCGTTTAACAAAACAGAAGAGCGTGAGCGTGATGCTGTTCAAGCGTCATTGCAAGTTGATTTAGGTGAAGGTTTTACCTTAACCGCGGATTATTTCTATACGAACCAAGACCGTTTTAATGCACGCTCTGGCTTTAACACCAATAACCGTTGGCAAACCTTCGCACAGTATGCGTTTGCAACCAACTATACCGGTGATTCATACACCGATGGTGACGGTAATGAATGGCGTGGTGTTGATGCGTTTAAGATGCGTCCATACCGTATGCAATCATTCACACAAGTGAATGTTAATGAAGAAAAATCACGTAACTTTAACTTACAGTTAGATTATGACAATGGCGGTGCGTTAACCGGTCAAGTACGTTTCACTGATGCTACTGCGACAGCAAAAATGCGTCATGCCTACGGCGAAGGCGATATCATGAGTATCGATGAAGGTGCGTTGGTATTAGGCCCAGGTGGCTTTACCTCGGCTGAACACTGTACTAACGGTGAAGAAATCGTTGGCTCAGAAGGCGGTTGTTACGGCCAGTACTCACAAGGTATTGAAACGGGCGACTTCTTCTTAACCCATGATGCCAGTGGCGAGTTTCCAACGTTTGGTGGTTTTGACCAAGTGGTTGCTGGTGGTCAAGGTGATATGTCGGTTGCGGATTACATGGCAAGTTTAGATTCATATCATGTGGGTGCGTTTTCATCAGAAGGTAACACCGATGATGAAGCGGATTTACGTACCTTTAGCACAAAGTGGAATTACGCGTTAGAAGATAACGATGTGATCACCAGTGTTGATTTTGGTATTCGTTATTCACAACGTGATGTAGACCATGACCAATTTACCTATACTTCAGACTTTGGTAATGGTTGTGATATTGCGCAATGGAAAGCCGTTGACCAAAACTTAGACAGAAGTACGAGTAATGCGCCTGATAATGCCTGTTATGGTATGGCTGGTACCGGTGAATATACGGCAGCAGAGCAAGGTAACTTTGCTTATAACGCAGAAACAGGTGAATACGAAGAAACTTCTCACTATCAGTATGATGAAAATACGGGTGAGAGAATGTATGTACCGAAAGTTGATGGAAATGGTGACCCAATCTATGGTGACTTTACATGGACACCATACACACTTTTACCACCAACACGTCTAGACGACCATACAACGGTTTCATGGCAAACAGACTTTGGTAACGTAAAAGGTATTCCAGGCGTTTGGGTGATTGACCCAAGTAACTTCCGTGACCCACGTCAATGGCATAAAGACACGTTTGGTAATGTACAACGTACTGAAAATGGCGGTGCTACGTATGATGTAGGTTTAGATGAGTTATCTTACTTCTTACAAGCGAACTTTGAGTACGGTAACCTATCAGGTAACGTTGGTTTGAAAGTCATTGAGACCACATTATTTGTGAAGCAAAACCTTATTGGTGGTAACTTACCGCATTCAGGTTTAGGGCCAGATATTGGTGATGAAGTTACAGAGCGTAAGTATAAAGACGAGCTACCGTCAATTAACTTAGCATACCAAGCAACAGATGACGTGGTATTACGTGCTGCATTTTCTGAGAACATGCAAGCGTTGAATCTGGACCAATGGGGTGCAGGTAAGAACGTTGGTATGGTGTTCAACAATAGTTGTGGCTGTATGCGAGTACAAACAGTGACGTTAAACGGTAACCCGGCGTTAAACCCATGGCGCTCAGAGAACTGGTCATTATCAGCTGAGTGGTATGCTGGTGAAGCGTCAATGTTCTTCGCCTCAGCATTTGGTATCGATATTGCTGAATTTACTGAAAGAAAAACAGAGCAACGTAGCGAAGAGCCGGATAGTGATGGTGTGATCCGTGGTCCACACCCAACAACCTTTACGGCACAATCTGAAGGTGGTGAAGTCGCTGGTTTTGAATTAGGCGCGAAAGTCGCGTTAAGTGACTTCTTAGGTGAAGACAGCATTCTTAAAAATGTTGGTTTTGACGTTAACTACACGTATACCGATTCAAAACAAGAAGCGAAAGACGCACTTGGTGATGACTTACCGTTCCAAGGGATGTCAAAAGATACCTACAACGCGGTTGTATGGTATGAAAACGATACATTCTCAGCGCGTTTAGCGTGGAACTCACGTAGCCCACGTTTAATGACAGCGGGTAGTGCAGGAACAGGTGGACAATCGTTATACCAAGACGATTACTCACAGGTAGACTTTAATGCCACGTATAACTTCAGTGAAGACATTAGCTTTTATCTGAATGGTTCAAACATTACTGAAGAGTATCAGCAAGCTTATATTGAGTTTGAAAAGCAAAAAGCTTTCCAAAACGTTTATGAAGCACGTTGGACTGTAGGTACACGCGTTAAGTTCTAA
- a CDS encoding tryptophan halogenase family protein has translation MKEQKKHVNSIVIVGGGTAGWMTAAALSHHFTNKNVSITLVESSQIGTIGVGEATIPTLRRFYRKLGLSDLDVLKATAATCKLGIEFQDWHKLAGSFIHPFGLYGQGTKEVDFHHYWMRQKQTDNASPLADFSLGVQLAKENKFTLPNTKPESQLEIFDWALHFDAALFAKLMREYSENNGTTLVDGKIVDVITSEESGVIKQVVLENNTTVEGDLFIDCSGFKGLLIDKALKVGYQDWSEWLFCDRAVAVQSESTSAPSARTVSKAHQAGWQWKIPLQHRQGNGHVYASNYIDDQSALDTLLANIDGKLLHDPRSFTFTPGRREKAWHKNCVAIGLSSGFLEPLESTSIALVETAIEKLIPSLDALNYDSDTVEQFNQKTVLEYERVRDFLILHYQSTQRTDSPFWRDCQQMKLPETLQEKVDIYKQTGEIKPYPFEIFGKDSWLAIFDGFEIYPQSYNKKADNMPIEYLNKNLAYMQQRVRQSADNALSHGVFLKKYCHFEAKISS, from the coding sequence ATGAAAGAACAAAAAAAACACGTTAATTCAATTGTTATTGTTGGTGGTGGAACTGCAGGCTGGATGACGGCAGCAGCCTTGAGTCATCATTTTACCAATAAAAATGTCAGTATAACTTTAGTAGAATCCTCACAAATAGGAACCATTGGCGTTGGTGAAGCAACAATTCCGACACTGAGGCGTTTTTATCGTAAGTTAGGCTTGTCAGATCTTGATGTGTTAAAAGCTACGGCAGCAACATGCAAATTAGGTATTGAGTTTCAAGATTGGCATAAACTAGCTGGTTCGTTTATTCATCCGTTCGGCCTTTATGGACAAGGGACGAAAGAGGTTGATTTTCATCATTATTGGATGCGTCAAAAGCAAACCGATAATGCATCACCTTTGGCAGACTTTTCCTTAGGTGTTCAGCTCGCCAAAGAGAATAAATTTACTTTACCAAACACTAAGCCTGAAAGCCAACTTGAAATATTTGACTGGGCTTTACACTTTGATGCTGCTTTATTTGCAAAACTAATGAGGGAATATTCCGAAAACAATGGAACAACCTTAGTTGATGGAAAAATTGTTGATGTTATTACAAGTGAGGAAAGTGGTGTTATAAAACAAGTTGTATTAGAAAATAATACGACGGTTGAAGGCGATCTTTTCATTGATTGTTCGGGGTTTAAAGGGTTACTCATCGACAAAGCATTAAAAGTTGGTTATCAAGATTGGAGTGAATGGTTGTTTTGTGATCGCGCTGTTGCTGTGCAGAGCGAGTCAACATCAGCGCCTAGTGCACGCACAGTCTCTAAGGCACATCAGGCAGGTTGGCAATGGAAGATTCCTTTACAGCATCGACAAGGAAATGGACATGTTTATGCGAGTAACTATATTGACGACCAATCTGCCCTTGATACGCTATTAGCAAATATCGACGGTAAACTATTGCACGACCCTCGTTCTTTTACTTTTACCCCCGGGCGACGCGAAAAAGCGTGGCATAAAAACTGTGTGGCTATTGGGCTTTCTTCCGGCTTCTTAGAACCTCTTGAATCTACTAGTATTGCCTTGGTTGAAACAGCGATAGAAAAGCTCATTCCATCATTAGATGCACTGAACTATGACTCAGATACCGTTGAACAGTTTAATCAAAAAACAGTGTTGGAATATGAACGAGTGCGAGATTTCCTAATTTTACATTACCAATCAACACAACGAACTGATTCGCCATTTTGGCGTGATTGTCAACAAATGAAGTTGCCAGAAACGTTACAAGAAAAGGTTGATATTTATAAACAGACTGGCGAGATAAAGCCTTATCCATTTGAGATTTTTGGTAAGGATAGTTGGCTGGCTATTTTTGATGGTTTTGAAATTTATCCGCAAAGCTATAATAAAAAGGCAGATAACATGCCGATTGAGTACCTAAATAAGAATTTAGCTTATATGCAACAACGGGTAAGGCAGTCGGCAGATAATGCTTTATCACATGGTGTTTTTTTAAAGAAATATTGCCACTTTGAAGCAAAGATATCGTCTTAA